The Saccharomonospora cyanea NA-134 genome includes a region encoding these proteins:
- a CDS encoding glycohydrolase toxin TNT-related protein (This protein contains a domain related to Tuberculosis Necrotizing Toxin, which is the C-terminal effector domain of outer membrane channel protein CpnT, and which has a lethal NAD+-glycohydrolase activity.) has protein sequence MGIELPAELAAIAHATGVSWPEADEDALREQAESWRKAARELAALAGDADACAARALGALAGPTAEAARARWASLGDADSGLLAEAARGATQAADRLEHAAEQVGRAKVELVRQLVEAARTHDAAVVAAGSGHPSALLGLDTVLRGVAGDIGTVTQGLVEAVAAPAGEVPRPPSAAPVDVVDTVLPDDAEAVGVPAVAEAVEVAEATEAAAAVDAVEAVDAVDAVEELVADSLDEPAGDGNPGEELLPDPGVVADGIPPDALSTEDTGPIAISQIPTPPSGQRVVPALGADAPTPPSGTAFRPPDVPAPYAVGPAPQPGQTHLSGFAPSAAPNPVPNAPLNPVPNPMPNPAPGPVPAPGQYAPPQWGGYAAAPGQPPVPPGPVPAGPQAQYRAAPWNAPYPAAPYAPQVPPPLPGHPPQAHAPQHPHQPQHPPQPQHPPQPAPPRQQPAAPPPAPHPGAAAVAVGAPRQERESVVALFVVHMFPIGHLPVPADRPARQLPVPSGDTACGVLRFPPHDHPASDTIETEHALSALRGGGRRPAPPPAEVLPGVPDDLTEGHDPLGEVSELEWDRRYLVRDGERPEYAWPPPERFPEGCHEPGEPVLLEEGTVLDRFGTAHGRVFSADGTRFAQRSLPPSYLGSGYRRYRVVRRLPAWKAVSAPWFGQPGGGVRYRTVYSAAELVVLGHLADVTFEERA, from the coding sequence ATGGGGATCGAACTGCCTGCCGAACTCGCCGCCATCGCACACGCGACCGGGGTGAGCTGGCCCGAGGCGGACGAGGACGCGCTACGCGAGCAGGCCGAGTCGTGGCGCAAGGCCGCACGGGAACTGGCGGCGCTCGCAGGGGACGCGGACGCGTGCGCGGCCAGAGCGCTCGGGGCTCTGGCCGGTCCCACGGCGGAGGCCGCGCGAGCGCGATGGGCCTCGCTCGGTGACGCTGACTCGGGACTGCTCGCCGAGGCGGCACGTGGAGCGACGCAGGCGGCCGACCGGCTGGAGCACGCCGCCGAGCAGGTGGGCAGGGCGAAGGTCGAACTCGTGCGGCAGCTCGTGGAGGCGGCGAGGACCCACGACGCCGCCGTCGTGGCCGCCGGCTCCGGTCATCCGTCGGCCCTGCTCGGGCTCGACACGGTGCTACGCGGTGTGGCGGGCGACATCGGGACGGTGACCCAAGGTCTGGTCGAGGCCGTGGCCGCTCCGGCGGGGGAGGTCCCCCGCCCGCCGTCCGCGGCGCCGGTCGACGTGGTCGACACGGTGCTGCCCGACGACGCGGAGGCCGTCGGGGTTCCTGCTGTTGCCGAGGCCGTCGAGGTTGCCGAAGCCACGGAGGCCGCGGCGGCCGTGGATGCCGTCGAGGCCGTGGATGCCGTGGATGCCGTGGAGGAGCTCGTCGCCGACTCGCTCGACGAGCCCGCGGGTGACGGAAACCCCGGTGAGGAGCTGCTCCCCGACCCGGGGGTCGTCGCGGACGGGATCCCACCCGACGCGCTCTCCACCGAGGACACCGGGCCGATCGCGATCTCGCAGATCCCCACGCCGCCGAGTGGACAGCGGGTCGTGCCCGCCCTCGGCGCCGACGCTCCGACCCCGCCCAGCGGGACGGCGTTCCGGCCGCCCGACGTGCCCGCCCCCTACGCCGTGGGCCCGGCGCCGCAGCCGGGGCAGACCCATCTGTCCGGGTTCGCGCCGTCGGCCGCGCCGAACCCGGTACCGAACGCTCCGCTGAACCCGGTACCGAACCCGATGCCGAATCCCGCGCCCGGCCCGGTGCCCGCTCCGGGGCAGTACGCGCCGCCGCAGTGGGGAGGGTATGCGGCGGCTCCGGGCCAACCCCCCGTGCCGCCCGGCCCGGTGCCCGCCGGGCCGCAGGCGCAGTACCGGGCGGCACCGTGGAACGCGCCGTATCCGGCGGCGCCGTACGCGCCCCAGGTACCGCCTCCGCTTCCGGGGCACCCGCCACAGGCACACGCGCCACAGCACCCGCACCAGCCACAGCACCCGCCCCAGCCGCAGCACCCGCCCCAGCCCGCGCCACCGCGCCAGCAGCCTGCGGCCCCGCCGCCGGCACCGCACCCGGGTGCCGCCGCCGTCGCCGTGGGAGCCCCGCGGCAGGAGCGGGAGAGCGTCGTCGCGCTGTTCGTCGTGCACATGTTCCCGATCGGACACCTGCCGGTGCCCGCCGACCGGCCCGCACGCCAGTTGCCCGTGCCTTCCGGGGACACCGCGTGCGGCGTGCTGCGGTTCCCGCCCCACGACCACCCGGCCTCCGACACGATCGAGACCGAGCACGCGCTGTCCGCGTTGCGGGGCGGGGGGCGGAGGCCCGCCCCGCCCCCCGCCGAGGTGCTGCCCGGTGTCCCCGACGACCTCACCGAGGGGCACGACCCGCTCGGCGAGGTCTCCGAGCTGGAGTGGGACCGCCGCTACCTCGTGCGCGACGGGGAACGGCCCGAGTACGCCTGGCCGCCACCCGAGCGGTTTCCCGAGGGCTGTCACGAACCCGGGGAGCCCGTCCTGCTGGAGGAGGGGACCGTGCTCGACCGTTTCGGCACCGCGCACGGCCGTGTCTTCTCCGCCGACGGCACCCGGTTCGCGCAGCGGTCGCTGCCGCCCTCCTACCTCGGCAGCGGATACCGCCGCTACCGGGTGGTCAGGCGGTTGCCCGCGTGGAAGGCGGTGTCGGCGCCGTGGTTCGGGCAACCCGGCGGCGGTGTGCGCTACCGGACCGTGTACTCGGCGGCCGAGCTCGTGGTGCTCGGCCACCTGGCGGACGTCACGTTCGAGGAGAGGGCATGA
- a CDS encoding YbaB/EbfC family nucleoid-associated protein, which produces MTEYRAQVEELLSGYRRSREQLADVHRQLARVSASAQSADGLVTATVGARGELTDLVLDGDAYTRYRPSELAAHIVRAVREAGAEAFSGAEEIMASVLGRDTDPGAVLAGTADLTASELAVAETCDDSDDSDDSDETFEDQNWLDDSEWSKSR; this is translated from the coding sequence GTGACCGAGTATCGGGCGCAGGTGGAGGAGTTGCTCTCCGGCTATCGCCGCAGCAGGGAACAACTCGCGGACGTGCACAGGCAACTCGCGCGCGTCAGCGCGTCGGCGCAGAGCGCGGACGGGTTGGTGACCGCGACGGTCGGGGCGCGGGGTGAACTCACCGACCTCGTGCTCGACGGCGACGCCTACACGCGGTACCGCCCCTCGGAGCTGGCGGCCCACATCGTGCGCGCGGTGAGGGAGGCAGGCGCGGAGGCGTTCAGCGGGGCGGAGGAGATCATGGCGTCAGTGCTCGGGCGCGACACCGACCCAGGCGCGGTGTTGGCGGGAACCGCTGACCTCACCGCCTCCGAACTCGCCGTCGCGGAGACCTGCGACGACTCCGACGACTCCGACGACTCCGACGAGACGTTCGAGGACCAGAACTGGCTCGACGACAGTGAATGGTCGAAATCCCGATGA
- the hisN gene encoding histidinol-phosphatase, which yields MTVLGYSVDLALAKRLADAADSITTARFRALDLSVDRKPDRTPVTDADTAVEDAVRELLATERPDDAVAGEERGGSATAPGRVWVIDPIDGTKNFLRGVPVWATLIALVDDGVPVVGMVSAPLLGRRWWAGTGEGAWLRDSAGERRISVSKVAALEDATVSTTDLGSWVEYHSREAYLRLVDACWESRAFGDFWQHCLVAEGALDIAIEPIVNPWDVAAVRVLVTEAGGRFSDLSGAPRFDGGSALSTNGLLHERALELVTTSAEARDAEA from the coding sequence GTGACCGTGTTGGGATACTCCGTTGACCTCGCGTTGGCGAAGCGGCTGGCGGACGCCGCCGACTCGATCACCACGGCGCGCTTCCGCGCACTCGACCTCAGCGTGGACCGCAAACCCGACCGCACCCCGGTGACGGACGCCGACACGGCCGTCGAGGACGCGGTGCGTGAACTGCTGGCCACCGAGCGTCCCGATGACGCGGTGGCCGGTGAGGAACGCGGCGGTTCGGCCACGGCACCCGGCCGGGTGTGGGTGATCGACCCCATCGACGGCACGAAGAACTTCCTTCGCGGCGTGCCGGTGTGGGCCACGCTGATCGCGCTCGTGGACGACGGCGTTCCGGTGGTCGGCATGGTGAGCGCGCCACTGCTCGGCAGGCGCTGGTGGGCCGGCACGGGCGAGGGAGCGTGGCTGCGGGACTCGGCGGGTGAGCGTCGGATCTCCGTGTCGAAGGTCGCCGCGCTGGAGGACGCGACGGTCTCCACCACCGACCTCGGCTCCTGGGTCGAGTACCACTCGCGCGAGGCCTACCTGCGGCTCGTGGACGCCTGCTGGGAGAGCCGGGCCTTCGGCGACTTCTGGCAACACTGCCTCGTCGCAGAGGGCGCGCTCGACATCGCGATCGAGCCGATCGTCAACCCGTGGGACGTCGCGGCCGTGCGCGTGCTGGTGACCGAGGCGGGCGGCCGGTTCAGCGACCTCTCCGGCGCGCCCCGCTTCGACGGAGGCTCGGCGCTGTCCACCAACGGCCTGCTGCACGAGCGGGCACTGGAGCTCGTCACGACGTCTGCCGAGGCGCGGGACGCCGAAGCCTGA
- a CDS encoding response regulator transcription factor, producing the protein MSARRKVGKVSVVLLAEDDPAIAEPLSRALRREGYEVTVVADGPSALEATARDRVDLLVLDLGLPGMDGLEVCRRLRSTDQSLPVLMLTARTDEVDFVVGLDAGADDYVAKPFRLAELLARIRALLRRRAPEVLESGGVRMDVGARVVTVGGREIALANKEFELLRVLLTRAGQVVSREEILSEVWNDLSPETSKTSKTLDMHMSWLRRKLARAANGTPRRPGEEYIATVRGVGFRFNTD; encoded by the coding sequence ATGTCGGCTCGCCGTAAGGTTGGCAAGGTGAGCGTGGTCCTACTTGCCGAAGACGATCCGGCGATCGCCGAACCGCTGTCGCGCGCCCTGCGCAGGGAGGGGTACGAGGTCACGGTGGTGGCCGACGGGCCGTCGGCGCTGGAGGCCACGGCGCGGGACCGGGTCGATCTGCTCGTGCTCGACCTGGGCCTGCCGGGTATGGACGGTCTCGAGGTGTGCAGGCGGCTGCGGTCCACCGACCAGAGCCTCCCGGTGTTGATGCTGACCGCCAGGACCGACGAGGTGGACTTCGTCGTGGGGCTCGACGCGGGCGCCGACGACTACGTGGCCAAGCCGTTCCGCCTGGCCGAGCTGCTCGCGCGCATCCGTGCGCTGCTGCGTCGCCGCGCCCCCGAGGTGCTGGAGTCGGGGGGCGTGCGCATGGACGTCGGCGCGAGGGTCGTCACCGTGGGCGGCAGGGAGATCGCGCTCGCCAACAAGGAGTTCGAGCTGCTGCGGGTGCTGCTCACCAGGGCGGGACAGGTCGTCAGCAGGGAGGAGATCCTCTCCGAGGTGTGGAACGATCTCTCCCCGGAGACCTCGAAGACGTCGAAGACGCTGGACATGCACATGTCGTGGTTGCGCCGCAAGCTCGCGCGGGCCGCGAACGGAACGCCCCGCAGGCCGGGTGAGGAGTACATCGCCACCGTGCGCGGCGTCGGGTTCCGGTTCAACACCGACTAG
- a CDS encoding hydroxymethylglutaryl-CoA lyase: MGVRELGLPERIGSEGPLPTEVTIWEVGPRDGLQNEAEIVPVEVKLEFLDRLAGAGLTTLEATSFVHPKWVPQLADAEEVLARLRRHDGVRYPVLVPNERGLGRALAAGVTHVAVFASATETFARRNLNSGLDAQFAMFEPVIGRAREAGLDVRGYVSMCFGDPWEGAVPPEQVVAVGKRLLDAGCSQLSLGDTIGVATAASVERVIDAFTEAGVAVGDLAVHFHDTYGQALANTLAALRRGVTTVDSSAGGLGGCPYAESATGNLATEDLVWLLDGLGIKHGVDLDALVETSVWMARQLGRPSPSRVVRALAG, from the coding sequence ATGGGCGTGCGTGAACTAGGGCTTCCGGAGCGGATCGGCTCGGAGGGTCCGTTGCCGACGGAGGTGACGATCTGGGAGGTCGGTCCCCGCGACGGGCTCCAGAACGAGGCGGAGATCGTGCCCGTCGAGGTGAAGCTGGAGTTCCTCGACCGGCTGGCCGGGGCGGGCCTGACAACGCTGGAGGCGACGAGTTTCGTGCACCCGAAGTGGGTGCCGCAGCTCGCCGACGCCGAGGAGGTGCTGGCGCGACTGCGCCGGCACGACGGCGTGCGCTACCCGGTGCTTGTGCCCAACGAGCGTGGACTGGGCCGCGCGCTCGCGGCGGGTGTGACCCACGTCGCCGTGTTCGCCAGCGCCACCGAGACCTTCGCCCGGCGCAACCTCAACTCAGGGCTCGACGCTCAGTTCGCCATGTTCGAGCCGGTGATCGGTCGGGCGCGGGAGGCGGGACTCGACGTCAGGGGCTACGTGTCCATGTGCTTCGGTGACCCGTGGGAGGGCGCTGTCCCGCCGGAGCAGGTGGTCGCGGTGGGCAAGCGTCTGCTCGACGCGGGCTGCTCGCAGTTGTCCCTCGGCGACACCATCGGCGTCGCCACCGCCGCGAGCGTCGAGCGGGTGATCGACGCGTTCACCGAAGCCGGGGTGGCGGTCGGCGATCTGGCCGTGCACTTCCACGACACCTACGGGCAGGCGCTGGCCAACACCCTCGCCGCGCTGCGCAGGGGAGTGACCACGGTGGATTCCTCGGCGGGCGGCCTCGGCGGCTGCCCGTACGCGGAGTCGGCCACCGGCAACCTCGCGACCGAGGACCTCGTGTGGCTGCTCGACGGGCTCGGCATCAAGCACGGTGTCGACCTCGACGCGCTCGTCGAGACCAGTGTGTGGATGGCACGGCAGCTCGGTAGGCCGAGCCCGTCCCGGGTCGTCCGCGCCCTCGCGGGATAG
- a CDS encoding ATP-binding protein produces the protein MRRRILLAILLAVAVTGVALGVPLGVTGWLLVDNLTREDLASNAQRIAAILDDQLADGRPLDLGNVRVAVPKNGNLTVIRPDAPALRYGRPLGPDVVVETVPIAQNGTVRLAIPAQPMRTQQTQVAAAVLLLVVLSVGTGTVVATVTARRLARPLRHVADRAARLGSGDFRPDPRRYEVAELDMVADALDASATALAQLVQRERQLVGDVSHQLRSRLTALQLRLESLTTYPDEEVADSARTAQEQADRLAAVLDDLLAAARAASEVGAEPIDLPVLLGEVTDEWRPVLKRHNRSLRLRVGEGLWARATPGRLREILGVLLDNSVKHGAGTVVVTARKGDNDRTVVVQVSDAGTGIPDDLASHVFERGFSGSGSTGVGLALARALAEADGGRLELSVKQPATFSLFLRVPRTSDVAEANWPVERVPR, from the coding sequence GTGCGTCGTCGCATCCTGCTCGCGATCCTGCTGGCCGTGGCCGTGACGGGGGTCGCGCTGGGCGTTCCGCTGGGCGTCACCGGCTGGCTCCTCGTGGACAACCTCACCAGGGAGGACCTGGCGTCGAACGCGCAGCGCATCGCGGCCATCCTCGACGACCAGCTCGCGGACGGCCGCCCGCTCGACCTCGGCAACGTGCGGGTCGCGGTGCCGAAGAACGGCAACCTCACCGTGATCCGGCCCGACGCCCCGGCACTGAGGTACGGCCGGCCGCTGGGCCCGGACGTCGTCGTGGAGACCGTGCCGATCGCGCAGAACGGCACGGTGCGGCTGGCCATCCCGGCCCAGCCGATGCGCACGCAGCAGACGCAGGTCGCGGCGGCCGTCCTGCTGCTGGTGGTGCTGTCGGTGGGCACGGGCACCGTGGTGGCCACCGTGACCGCCCGACGGCTCGCCAGGCCGCTGCGCCACGTGGCCGACCGCGCGGCACGGCTGGGCAGCGGTGACTTCCGTCCCGATCCGCGCCGGTACGAGGTCGCCGAGCTGGACATGGTGGCCGACGCGCTCGACGCCTCCGCCACGGCGCTCGCCCAGCTCGTGCAGCGGGAACGGCAGCTCGTCGGCGACGTCTCCCACCAGCTCCGCAGCCGCCTCACCGCGCTGCAGCTACGCCTGGAGTCCCTCACCACGTATCCCGACGAGGAGGTCGCCGACTCGGCGCGGACCGCGCAGGAGCAGGCCGACAGGCTGGCCGCCGTGCTCGACGACCTGCTCGCCGCCGCCCGCGCGGCGAGTGAGGTGGGCGCCGAACCCATCGACCTGCCCGTGCTGCTCGGTGAGGTCACCGACGAGTGGCGGCCCGTGTTGAAACGCCACAACCGTTCCCTGCGGTTGCGGGTCGGGGAGGGGCTGTGGGCGCGGGCCACGCCGGGGCGGCTGCGCGAGATCCTGGGCGTGTTGCTCGACAACTCCGTCAAGCACGGTGCGGGCACCGTCGTGGTGACCGCACGCAAGGGCGACAACGACCGGACCGTGGTGGTGCAGGTGTCGGACGCGGGCACCGGCATCCCCGACGACCTCGCCTCCCACGTGTTCGAGCGGGGTTTCTCAGGCAGCGGCTCGACCGGGGTGGGGCTCGCGCTGGCGCGTGCGCTCGCCGAGGCGGACGGGGGCAGGCTCGAACTCTCGGTGAAGCAGCCGGCCACGTTCAGCCTGTTCCTCCGGGTGCCGAGGACCAGTGACGTGGCCGAGGCGAACTGGCCTGTGGAGCGGGTGCCGCGCTAG